In Candidatus Nitronauta litoralis, one DNA window encodes the following:
- a CDS encoding cytochrome P460 family protein yields MSFQSFCKQYFSNVAGKASLALITGLILVPAMQANAGEGPKDGQLSFPDYSEWPTFLKSVQKKNMVRDLFISPEASKTKKGDAFPDGTTLVMEIYSAKKDKDGNVLKNEHGKVVKDNLAKIYVMQKGKGWGAHAPKDLKNGDWIFSAFSAEGKPIEANYTKCRGCHMPLGEAKDFTHRYDEYFDKRGH; encoded by the coding sequence ATGAGCTTTCAAAGTTTCTGCAAACAATATTTTTCAAACGTTGCAGGTAAGGCTTCACTGGCCTTGATTACCGGATTGATTCTCGTCCCTGCCATGCAGGCCAACGCGGGTGAAGGTCCTAAAGACGGGCAACTGTCTTTCCCGGACTATTCCGAGTGGCCCACCTTTTTAAAATCGGTACAAAAGAAAAACATGGTACGGGATCTTTTTATTAGTCCGGAAGCTTCCAAAACCAAAAAAGGAGATGCCTTTCCAGATGGAACCACTCTGGTAATGGAAATCTACAGTGCCAAAAAAGATAAGGATGGAAACGTCCTCAAGAATGAACACGGAAAAGTGGTTAAAGATAACCTGGCCAAAATTTATGTCATGCAAAAAGGAAAAGGCTGGGGAGCCCACGCCCCGAAAGATCTGAAAAACGGGGACTGGATTTTTTCTGCGTTCTCAGCAGAGGGAAAACCGATTGAAGCGAACTACACCAAATGTCGTGGTTGTCACATGCCTTTGGGTGAAGCCAAGGACTTCACTCACCGTTACGACGAGTACTTCGATAAGCGGGGGCATTGA
- the rplS gene encoding 50S ribosomal protein L19, whose protein sequence is MNLVDAIEKKEMKEQPPVVRIGDTVKVHMRIVEGEKERIQVIEGVVIKMRGAANRKTITVRKISFGVGVERIFPIHSPRVEKVDIVKHAKVRRAKLYFLRELRGKAARLKEIKKAPTEKKSKTRSRGKKAKAARAKKAV, encoded by the coding sequence ATGAATCTGGTTGATGCTATTGAAAAGAAAGAGATGAAGGAGCAGCCTCCCGTAGTGCGGATTGGTGACACCGTGAAGGTGCACATGCGCATTGTTGAAGGGGAGAAAGAGCGCATCCAGGTCATCGAAGGCGTTGTCATCAAAATGCGGGGAGCCGCCAACCGCAAAACCATCACCGTCCGGAAAATTTCATTCGGAGTCGGTGTGGAACGAATTTTCCCAATCCATTCTCCGCGTGTTGAAAAAGTGGATATTGTGAAGCATGCAAAAGTACGCCGTGCCAAACTCTACTTCCTGCGCGAACTGCGTGGTAAAGCGGCTCGCTTGAAGGAAATCAAGAAAGCCCCAACGGAGAAGAAAAGTAAAACGCGCAGTCGAGGCAAAAAAGCCAAGGCAGCCCGTGCGAAAAAAGCCGTTTAA